In Colletotrichum destructivum chromosome 1, complete sequence, the sequence ACCGGTGGGAAGTGtggaggccaaggacatgCAGCTAACATCGAATGATGCCATGTGGCGCCGGGAACAGGAGGAGGGGCCCATCGATGACAGATGGAGCACTTTAAAACTTGAAAAGGATCAAGTCACTGGGAATATCATGGTTTCCGAATGCCGGAGAGAATGGGTTGCCGACGACAATTCAAGTTTGAGGACATCGTATCGGACAGAGCTCGTCTTTCCCAATCAACGCAACCGTCCAAACGATTCTGACTCCGGCTCCGACTCTGAAAGCGATGCCGAAAGCAACGAGATTTCATCCACCCATTCATGCTCATCCAGTACAACAGCCCCAGCCAATCAACAGCGCAAGCCTTCAATGTTTCACAGAGGTGACGATAGCTCAACGACGCCAGCAATAACTTTTAGTCAATGCTTCTTACGTTCTTATAATCATTACTGCGAAACGTTCATCGACTTGTTCAACGACCCTGTGGCTTATGACTCTAATATGCGAAGCCTACAGCTACGTTCAATATCTCGTTTCAGCCATGCCAGAAACAACCACGGTCTGCAGCGTTCACCTGCGGACGGCTCGGGAGAAGGGGATCCCCAGCCCTTTACGCCGAACAGGATATCATGGTGGCCACCAAAGAACGACACAAGCCAGAAGAACTCGTTGCTCGCAGAGTTGGACAAAACTCTCAACCCCAAAGGCCATGATATTACCACCCCTATCAAAGGGTTCATGGACGACCGCTCTATGATCTATGCCGTCGAGCCACGGAAATCCCAGAGTACGCGGCAGCTGGTCTTCATCTCGTTCGATCCTGCCATTAGGCTTCCAAACCTCAAGAACTGGCCCGGTGGCCCATCAATGCCAGCGCGGACCCAGACGAATACACTGGGGAACAATGCGACAAGTACCTCTCCCTATCCCACACCGCAgtcgctgccggcctcggcgcctgCCTCGGGGAACACCTGTTGCAGCGAGGGATCATATCCTGGCCCAAGGCATCCGTCACCCGGACAGTCAGACCTCCGCTGCCCAACTTGGATAAGGATAACTCCGGCTGCGTACACTCTCAGAAAGCCTTTCGGCTTCGACTTTGCAAACTACCAGTAGAATTTTTCATGCTAAGAGCCTGAGCAATATCATTACGTTATCCGATATTCATCAGTGTCATTTACGTCTACGCTGAGTCAGAGGGGCGACGCGGGCAAAATGAAGAGGCGATCAACCAAAGAGCCTTTCccgttttctttctctctatGCGCAAATCGTCTTGATAGCCTTGCTCAGAACATCGTTGTTTCAATCTGAATATCCGGAGTCCCTTAACTTTCCTGTTTTTCTATTCTTGTCACACCCTTTTCTTCGTACTGCTCAATGAAGCTTGTGGCTTCAACCATGTTAGACCGTTTTATTCACAGCTCGATACGCCTAAGTTTGACCCTTGTCCCCTACTGTCCAACCTGTTGGTTTCGAGCCCATTATCAAATAGAACCCCAGACGGCCCAGCCGGTTCGCTATAACCCTGATGTTGCTCCTCTAATGCTATCATGCTATTTTTACGCTCCTTATTTCGATCACCCGACAAAACCTGGTGCAACCTCCCAGAGCAACGTGCGCGACTGGCAGCATGTAATCAAGTCTGAAGGTCGTCAAGATTTAGAACAAGGGTGAGGGGGTGGAGAGCCTGATAGAGTGCGTGCTCGAAAAGTAGTGAAGGCAGGTTTGCCGGTTGATGACTGTGACAAATGGCTCAGAGGAACTGTTCCGGTCAGAATGAGCGCTCACTCGGATCCACTCGAAGTGCTCACCCCATATACCATCCGGATTACCAGGTAATCAGGTGGAAGCAAGACTTCACCCAGGAGCGATAAGGCTTGTGCATTATACAGTAGACGCACCCAAGGACCCAGTaatcaactttgtaattatcccaCGAACACTCAGCACCATTCAATGGTGACAAACACCCAGCACCTTGAGGAGCATGCGAGTGATCACCGTATCCTCTGAACACTTGATCTATCAGCACGACTTTCGCTCATTGTACCTATACTATAGCGCTTTCAGCACCTACAGTACCTGCAGCACAGATATGCAGTACTTGATTGCAGTCGTACGTTAATTGCAGGGATCGCACTGTGACTACAGATACTCTGCATACCATCCACCAGAGAACGCCAGGGACCCTAGGGAGCGCTTGGCGCCAACACGCCAAACTCCGTCGCTCGACAGGCGCTGGCTGGACAGCTGGCGTGCATCGGACGAATGCCCAGGAATGG encodes:
- a CDS encoding Putative F-box domain-containing protein, producing MQRLPIEILTYVTNSLGLHDLFNLSLVCRQFRYLVTNEDICRAALETNAPYSADVEKARSSKLYAHCLRRLVKIWNAVATAMPYSAAVVVADADDFIYSNGMLCYTQNNGTLRLLHLHGSADSEIVIDIYPLLLSIPGLAIEGTEFKFRLVHFACGIISCLYSPPKKRARSRLIIIDVQQRRLLTSHRLESTSNLFVRNNREYLYYGTHSVTRDNDYKRWGLWRFDICKEQWAADHLVLEDLVGSDIDSTVCFEIIDNHFYGLSSLETFDIYEAGTTSHYYGFRLPVGSVEAKDMQLTSNDAMWRREQEEGPIDDRWSTLKLEKDQVTGNIMVSECRREWVADDNSSLRTSYRTELVFPNQRNRPNDSDSGSDSESDAESNEISSTHSCSSSTTAPANQQRKPSMFHRGDDSSTTPAITFSQCFLRSYNHYCETFIDLFNDPVAYDSNMRSLQLRSISRFSHARNNHGLQRSPADGSGEGDPQPFTPNRISWWPPKNDTSQKNSLLAELDKTLNPKGHDITTPIKGFMDDRSMIYAVEPRKSQSTRQLVFISFDPAIRLPNLKNWPGGPSMPARTQTNTLGNNATSTSPYPTPQSLPASAPASGNTCCSEGSYPGPRHPSPGQSDLRCPTWIRITPAAYTLRKPFGFDFANYQ